In Prevotella sp. oral taxon 475, one DNA window encodes the following:
- a CDS encoding tetratricopeptide repeat protein — translation MHRKLILFVFSLFQLFAHAQFNVERLMTSGQIALHYEDYVLSMQYFNQIIALKPYLYQPWQYRAIAKFYLDDYVGAEEDANEAIALNPYIEDIYDLRAIARIRQKKYDKAIEDYDHAIRLAPTNRNYWYNRAACRMNNKDYAAIHRDIDSMVARWANDANAYTLNAEAFLQEKDTLKAAEWLDRGLKLDPYDAASWTMRAYISLSRKQWREADSFLSKAIHFKPKSVDNYLNRAIARINLNNLRGAMADYDMTLDLEPNNFLGHYNRGLLRMQLGDDNRAIADFDYVVRMEPNNVMALFNRAILQDKTGNLRAAIDDYTRVIRQFPNFWTGLSYRARCYRRLGLTAKAEQDEFKIFKAQMDKRLGLQPRWTKSKLQAVRKRSEINLEKYNQMVVPDENEVAHEYQSRYRGRVQNNAVQAAFMPMFHLSFLPYSNGIKSYQAYDREVENFNRTHRPLHTLYLACGAEQLTAEQSKFYFQLTDTLSALLTAQHDGERLKSLVFQRAVAYSMLQNYDAAIADLDTYIGLDSTSSLGYWHRAVCQVLMNGYKASTGTDIKLQEAGAQADFSKAIALQRHNAYLYFDRANLYASQGAYDKAIAHYSLAIKNDARLAEAYYNRGMAYLKQNDRSRGIKDLSKAGELGLYSAYSIIKQNRSTGK, via the coding sequence ATGCATCGTAAGCTCATCCTCTTTGTTTTCTCGTTATTTCAACTGTTCGCTCATGCCCAGTTCAACGTAGAACGGCTGATGACGAGCGGTCAGATAGCCCTTCACTACGAGGATTATGTGCTGTCGATGCAATATTTCAACCAAATCATCGCGCTCAAACCCTATCTCTACCAACCCTGGCAGTATCGCGCCATTGCCAAATTCTATCTCGACGACTACGTCGGAGCAGAAGAGGATGCCAACGAAGCCATCGCCTTGAATCCTTACATTGAAGATATCTATGACCTGCGAGCCATTGCCCGCATCCGACAGAAGAAATACGACAAGGCGATAGAGGATTACGACCATGCCATTCGTCTGGCACCCACCAACAGAAACTACTGGTATAACCGCGCGGCTTGCCGCATGAACAACAAGGATTACGCAGCCATACACCGCGACATTGACTCAATGGTGGCACGTTGGGCCAACGATGCCAATGCCTACACGTTGAACGCCGAGGCTTTTTTACAAGAAAAAGATACGCTGAAGGCCGCCGAATGGCTCGACCGAGGCCTGAAACTCGACCCCTATGACGCTGCTTCCTGGACGATGCGTGCCTACATCAGTCTTTCGAGAAAGCAATGGCGAGAGGCCGACTCTTTCCTATCGAAAGCCATTCACTTCAAGCCCAAGAGTGTAGACAATTACCTCAACCGCGCTATTGCCCGCATCAATCTCAATAACTTGCGCGGAGCGATGGCCGATTACGACATGACGCTCGACCTGGAACCCAACAATTTTCTCGGGCATTACAACCGCGGACTGCTTCGTATGCAGCTCGGTGACGACAACCGGGCCATTGCCGACTTCGATTACGTTGTCCGTATGGAGCCCAACAACGTGATGGCTCTCTTCAATCGCGCCATTCTGCAGGACAAAACAGGCAATCTGCGCGCTGCCATCGACGACTATACGCGGGTGATTCGTCAGTTCCCCAACTTTTGGACGGGGCTTTCTTATCGTGCCCGTTGCTACCGCCGACTGGGTCTGACGGCCAAAGCCGAACAAGATGAGTTCAAAATCTTCAAGGCGCAGATGGACAAACGCCTCGGACTTCAACCCCGATGGACGAAGAGTAAGCTACAGGCGGTGCGCAAACGCAGTGAAATCAACCTCGAGAAATACAACCAAATGGTCGTGCCCGACGAGAACGAGGTGGCACATGAATACCAAAGTCGTTACCGTGGACGCGTGCAAAACAACGCTGTCCAGGCCGCTTTCATGCCCATGTTCCATCTTTCGTTCTTGCCTTACAGCAATGGCATCAAGTCGTATCAGGCCTATGACCGCGAGGTGGAGAACTTCAACCGAACCCACCGACCGCTCCATACGCTCTATCTGGCCTGCGGAGCGGAACAACTCACGGCCGAACAGTCTAAATTTTATTTTCAATTAACAGACACGCTCTCTGCTCTGCTCACCGCTCAACATGACGGCGAACGCTTGAAAAGCCTTGTTTTTCAGCGTGCTGTGGCCTACAGCATGTTGCAAAACTACGATGCCGCCATCGCCGACCTCGACACCTACATCGGGCTCGACAGCACTTCCTCGCTCGGCTATTGGCATCGCGCTGTCTGTCAGGTGCTCATGAACGGCTACAAAGCCTCTACCGGAACCGATATCAAGCTACAGGAAGCCGGTGCACAAGCCGACTTCTCAAAGGCCATCGCCCTGCAACGGCACAATGCTTATCTCTATTTCGACCGTGCCAATCTCTATGCTTCGCAAGGTGCATACGACAAAGCCATCGCTCATTATTCGCTCGCCATCAAGAACGATGCTCGCTTGGCCGAGGCCTATTACAACCGCGGCATGGCCTATCTGAAACAAAACGACAGATCTCGCGGCATCAAAGATTTGAGTAAAGCCGGAGAACTCGGCCTCTACTCGGCCTATAGCATCATTAAGCAAAACCGTTCCACCGGCAAATAA